The Sphaerospermopsis torques-reginae ITEP-024 genome has a window encoding:
- a CDS encoding zinc-dependent metalloprotease family protein, which produces MSLYDRLNLKKPNRKLRVPIWERINLERPAKPRCQGCRSRIQTNWQICPFCGRLLVENTHQTRHCIWVDISAILFGIEEKSTLIRLMEDALSKVFSAFRSVNVFLTSDPPDQKEWGQNFIHVQVLFHHQPVDYLGIASFSPGKVTNIAAVRIDQILHASYCADLNLEQLSNLIANTITHEIGHTLGLDHSNLPTDVMHDGLDHRIHSLMPPSFHAEQIILMNYAISQHKS; this is translated from the coding sequence ATGTCGCTTTACGATCGCCTGAATCTAAAAAAACCCAATCGTAAGTTGCGAGTTCCGATTTGGGAACGGATCAACCTGGAAAGACCAGCAAAACCCCGCTGTCAAGGTTGCCGTTCTCGCATCCAAACAAATTGGCAAATATGTCCATTTTGTGGCAGGTTACTTGTTGAAAATACCCACCAAACTCGTCATTGCATCTGGGTTGATATTTCCGCTATTCTGTTCGGTATTGAAGAAAAAAGCACCTTGATCAGATTAATGGAAGATGCTTTATCTAAAGTGTTCAGTGCTTTTAGAAGTGTGAATGTGTTTTTGACATCTGATCCACCTGATCAAAAAGAGTGGGGGCAAAACTTTATTCATGTTCAGGTGCTATTTCATCATCAACCAGTTGACTATTTAGGAATTGCTAGTTTTAGTCCTGGTAAAGTGACAAATATTGCTGCTGTGCGGATAGATCAAATACTTCATGCTTCCTATTGTGCTGATTTGAATTTAGAGCAATTATCTAATTTAATTGCTAATACTATCACCCACGAAATTGGACACACTTTAGGTTTAGACCATTCTAATTTACCAACTGATGTGATGCACGATGGACTGGATCACAGAATTCATAGTTTGATGCCACCATCATTTCATGCAGAGCAAATTATCTTAATGAATTATGCTATTAGTCAGCATAAATCTTAG
- the nagA gene encoding N-acetylglucosamine-6-phosphate deacetylase, producing the protein MTKAKPNPILSNVDIINARVPGYQGLQMIWVNKEGKIEEILPMGKVCQRETPENLHILDVSGDWISLGGIDLQINGGLGLAFPELTRKNIHRLEEISQYLWDAGVDGYLPTLVTTSVENIQRSLTLISNYTQKSGAKILGVHLEGPFLNYGKRGAHPAEYLLPLTMNEVKRVLGDYASIVKVITLAPELDPTGEVIPYLHSLGITVSLGHSQATAAQAQQAFKAGATMVTHAFNAMPPLHHREPGLLGAAMNNPDVMSSFIADGQHVVPIMLEILLRASKGLFLVSDALAPLGLPDGVYPWDDRKITVKNGTARLADGTLSGTTFPLLTGVQNLVKWEICDVETAIFLATDAPRKAINLPTLTPKQPANLIRWHWEEKTKELTWKRINN; encoded by the coding sequence ATGACCAAAGCAAAACCAAATCCCATCCTGTCAAACGTAGATATTATCAATGCAAGAGTACCCGGTTATCAAGGTTTACAGATGATTTGGGTGAATAAAGAGGGTAAAATTGAAGAGATTTTACCAATGGGCAAAGTGTGTCAACGAGAGACACCGGAAAATTTACACATTTTAGATGTATCCGGTGATTGGATTTCTTTAGGTGGAATTGATCTACAAATTAATGGGGGACTAGGTTTAGCGTTTCCTGAGTTGACGCGAAAAAACATCCATCGGTTAGAAGAAATATCACAATATTTGTGGGATGCAGGAGTTGATGGATATTTACCAACACTGGTAACAACTTCTGTAGAAAATATCCAGCGATCGCTCACCCTCATTTCCAACTATACCCAAAAATCCGGTGCAAAAATTCTGGGAGTCCATCTCGAAGGACCATTTTTAAACTACGGTAAACGAGGCGCACATCCAGCAGAATATTTATTACCCCTGACAATGAATGAAGTCAAACGGGTATTAGGTGATTATGCCTCAATTGTCAAAGTTATCACCTTAGCGCCAGAATTAGATCCTACAGGGGAAGTAATCCCCTATTTGCACTCCTTGGGTATCACCGTTAGTTTAGGACATTCCCAAGCTACAGCAGCACAAGCACAACAAGCATTTAAAGCCGGTGCAACAATGGTAACTCATGCGTTTAATGCCATGCCACCATTACATCACCGCGAACCGGGATTATTAGGTGCAGCAATGAACAATCCCGACGTGATGAGTAGTTTTATCGCTGATGGACAGCACGTAGTCCCCATCATGTTAGAAATTTTGCTACGTGCAAGTAAAGGATTATTTCTTGTCAGTGATGCCTTAGCACCGTTAGGATTACCAGATGGTGTGTATCCTTGGGATGATCGCAAAATTACCGTTAAAAACGGCACAGCCAGATTAGCAGATGGGACATTATCAGGTACAACTTTTCCTCTATTAACGGGAGTGCAGAACTTAGTCAAATGGGAAATTTGTGATGTAGAAACAGCCATTTTCTTAGCCACAGATGCACCCAGAAAAGCGATCAATTTACCCACACTTACGCCCAAGCAACCGGCTAATTTAATACGCTGGCATTGGGAAGAAAAGACAAAAGAACTGACTTGGAAAAGAATAAATAATTAG
- a CDS encoding FAD-dependent oxidoreductase, with protein sequence MTLTEEILSQLPGNVLNGLRRTDQILTSLRSDNQTFTEVVKQNPALLNYVDWDVIICGGTLGILIGCALAVRGVRVALLERGILQGREQEWNISRKELSIFRELDLLTETELETTIVTEYNPARVSFQGGTEVWVEDVLNIGVDPVYLLATLKNRFLSVGGILFENTPFNEVVVHPDGVIVNNQFKARLLLDAMGHLSPISKQARQGKKPDALCLVVGSCAEGFPKNESGDLLLSFTPLQNQCQYFWEAFPAKDGRTTYLFTYMDAAPQRLSLEDLFEEYFRLLPEYQGVEINQLNFKRALFGFFPSYRESPLQTLWDRILPVGDSSGNQSPLSFGGFGAMIRHLQRLTLGIEEALQTNQLSSQSLKLLQPYQPSLSVTWLFQKAMSVGVNQQIPPDQINQLLSSVFAEMQKLGNPVLKPFLQDVVQFSALTKTLLKTGFSHPVLVSKIIPQVGLLSLIDWILHYVNLLIFTLLFSVSSMLEPLVKNLPIEQQYYYHRWLDAWKFGSGGDYLE encoded by the coding sequence ATGACTTTAACAGAAGAAATTCTTTCTCAACTTCCCGGAAATGTCTTAAATGGTTTACGGCGCACCGACCAAATTTTAACATCTTTGCGAAGCGATAACCAAACCTTCACAGAAGTAGTCAAACAAAATCCCGCACTGTTAAATTATGTAGACTGGGATGTAATTATTTGCGGTGGAACTTTAGGAATTTTAATAGGTTGCGCTTTAGCAGTGCGCGGTGTGCGGGTAGCATTATTAGAAAGAGGAATTTTACAAGGAAGAGAACAAGAATGGAATATTTCCCGTAAAGAGTTGTCAATATTTAGAGAATTAGACTTATTAACAGAAACAGAGTTAGAAACAACTATTGTCACAGAATATAATCCCGCACGAGTGAGTTTTCAAGGTGGTACAGAAGTTTGGGTAGAAGATGTTTTAAATATTGGTGTAGATCCGGTTTATCTTCTCGCAACTTTAAAAAATCGTTTTCTATCGGTAGGAGGAATTTTATTTGAAAATACTCCTTTTAATGAAGTGGTAGTTCATCCCGATGGGGTAATAGTCAATAACCAATTTAAAGCCAGATTATTACTTGATGCAATGGGACATCTTTCACCTATTAGTAAACAAGCACGTCAAGGAAAAAAACCAGATGCACTTTGTTTAGTGGTGGGAAGTTGTGCAGAAGGTTTTCCGAAAAATGAATCAGGAGATTTGTTGTTATCTTTCACCCCTTTACAAAATCAATGTCAATATTTTTGGGAAGCTTTTCCCGCAAAGGATGGAAGAACAACTTATTTATTTACCTATATGGATGCAGCACCCCAACGCTTGAGTTTAGAAGATTTATTTGAGGAATATTTTCGCCTTTTACCAGAGTATCAAGGTGTGGAAATTAATCAATTAAATTTTAAAAGAGCGTTGTTTGGTTTCTTTCCTAGTTACCGCGAAAGTCCTTTACAAACTCTTTGGGATCGTATTTTACCTGTGGGTGATAGTAGCGGAAATCAATCACCTTTGAGTTTTGGTGGTTTTGGTGCAATGATTCGCCATTTACAAAGGTTGACTTTGGGTATTGAGGAAGCATTGCAAACCAATCAATTATCATCCCAATCTTTAAAACTGCTGCAACCATATCAACCGAGTTTGAGTGTAACTTGGTTATTTCAAAAAGCTATGAGTGTGGGAGTAAATCAACAAATTCCCCCAGATCAAATTAATCAACTTCTATCATCTGTGTTTGCAGAAATGCAAAAGTTAGGAAATCCGGTTTTAAAACCTTTTTTACAAGATGTGGTACAGTTTTCTGCTTTAACCAAAACTTTGTTAAAAACAGGTTTCTCTCATCCTGTCTTGGTTTCTAAGATTATTCCTCAAGTGGGTTTATTAAGTTTAATTGATTGGATATTACACTATGTGAATTTATTGATATTTACTCTTTTGTTTTCTGTGAGTTCTATGTTAGAACCGTTAGTTAAGAATCTGCCCATCGAACAACAATATTATTATCATCGTTGGTTAGATGCTTGGAAGTTTGGTTCTGGTGGTGATTATTTGGAATAA
- the hppD gene encoding 4-hydroxyphenylpyruvate dioxygenase, whose amino-acid sequence MIQIDHVHFYVEDAHIWRDWFVKYLGFQRVVNSLFPSYENQGNSLHTHTEVVKNGDVYFLLSSPLLPCSPVAEYLRFHPPGVVDVAFVVDDLKTVTAKATVNGATLLQPIENCKFYKYAKISGWGKLSHSLIERNIEKTIIEQDGFIGIDHVVLNVEAGDLPTAVKWYQNILDFQPQQSFNIQTDFSGLHSQVMISANGRVQLPINEPASANSQIQEFLEFNRGSGVQHIALHTRNLIDAIARFRAAGLCFLSVPKSYYSQLQQRLNLPLSPEELQAIAQQEILVDSQKDAPLEALLLQIFTQPIFNEPTFFLEFIERRSHASGFGEGNFHALFTAMESEQIKRGFVSRRGDR is encoded by the coding sequence ATGATCCAAATTGATCACGTTCACTTCTATGTAGAAGATGCCCACATTTGGCGGGATTGGTTTGTCAAATATCTGGGTTTTCAAAGAGTAGTTAATTCATTGTTTCCCAGTTATGAAAATCAGGGAAATTCGTTACACACTCACACTGAAGTTGTGAAAAATGGTGATGTCTATTTTTTACTTTCTTCACCTCTTTTACCATGTAGCCCTGTAGCGGAATATTTACGTTTTCATCCTCCTGGTGTGGTTGATGTGGCTTTTGTTGTGGACGATTTAAAGACGGTTACAGCAAAGGCTACTGTTAATGGTGCTACACTTTTACAACCTATTGAAAATTGTAAATTTTACAAATATGCAAAAATTTCTGGTTGGGGTAAATTGAGTCATTCACTAATAGAAAGAAATATTGAAAAAACAATTATTGAACAGGATGGTTTTATAGGTATAGATCATGTGGTTTTAAATGTGGAAGCTGGGGATTTACCAACTGCTGTTAAATGGTATCAAAATATTCTTGATTTTCAACCCCAACAAAGTTTTAATATTCAAACTGATTTTTCTGGTTTGCATAGTCAGGTGATGATTTCTGCTAATGGTAGGGTACAATTACCAATTAATGAACCTGCTTCTGCTAATTCCCAAATCCAGGAATTTTTAGAATTTAATCGTGGTTCAGGTGTGCAACATATTGCTTTACATACTCGAAATTTAATTGATGCGATCGCTCGTTTTCGGGCTGCTGGTTTATGTTTTCTCTCTGTTCCCAAAAGCTATTATTCACAATTACAACAACGTTTAAATTTGCCTTTATCACCTGAAGAATTACAAGCGATCGCCCAACAAGAAATTTTGGTAGACTCTCAAAAAGATGCACCTTTAGAAGCTTTATTATTGCAGATTTTCACCCAACCAATTTTTAATGAACCGACTTTTTTCTTAGAATTTATTGAACGTCGTTCTCACGCTTCTGGTTTTGGTGAAGGTAACTTTCACGCTTTATTTACAGCTATGGAAAGTGAACAAATTAAACGGGGGTTTGTCAGTCGAAGAGGTGACAGGTGA
- a CDS encoding HAD family hydrolase produces the protein MLRLITDFDGPIMDVSERYYQVYQLCLEKTKYPDQEVRELSKAEFWQLKRSHIPEKEVALKSGLNAEQAEEFAKIRKQTVHTQPYFQYDVLVPGALDALTKVQQAGVDLVVMTMRRVRELDYAFDKYDLGQFFPENRRYCLSNDYVKTRDIEDKPLLMAKAIKELPPVAETWMVGDTEADITAAKKHGVKMIGVESGIRDRTQLQSYQPDLIVANLQAAVDFIFSEMKLGN, from the coding sequence ATGCTGAGACTAATTACAGATTTTGATGGTCCAATTATGGACGTTTCCGAGAGGTACTATCAAGTTTATCAACTTTGTCTGGAAAAAACTAAATATCCTGATCAAGAGGTAAGGGAACTTTCTAAAGCGGAATTTTGGCAACTCAAGCGATCGCACATTCCTGAAAAAGAAGTTGCTTTAAAATCGGGTTTAAATGCAGAACAAGCAGAAGAATTTGCGAAAATTCGCAAACAAACTGTACACACTCAACCCTATTTTCAATATGATGTTCTTGTTCCTGGTGCGTTAGATGCTTTAACCAAAGTGCAACAAGCAGGAGTTGATTTAGTTGTCATGACTATGCGTCGAGTGCGAGAATTAGATTATGCTTTTGATAAGTATGATTTGGGGCAATTCTTCCCAGAAAATAGACGTTATTGTTTAAGTAACGATTATGTAAAAACCCGTGATATTGAAGATAAACCACTGTTGATGGCCAAAGCTATTAAAGAACTTCCTCCCGTTGCTGAAACTTGGATGGTGGGAGACACAGAAGCGGATATCACAGCAGCTAAAAAACACGGTGTGAAGATGATTGGTGTAGAAAGTGGAATCCGCGATCGCACTCAATTACAATCTTATCAACCTGATTTAATTGTTGCCAATTTACAAGCTGCTGTAGATTTTATTTTCTCAGAAATGAAGCTGGGAAATTAG
- a CDS encoding fasciclin domain-containing protein, translating into MADIVDIAVSNDGFQTLVAAVKAASLVETLKSPGPFTVFAPNDDAFAKLPPGTITTLLQNIPQLTRILTYHVVPGKLTKADLAKLGTVTSVEGSLIKINCEDGFEVKNATVLAADIDADNGIIHVLDTVILMG; encoded by the coding sequence ATGGCTGATATTGTTGATATTGCAGTTAGTAATGATGGTTTTCAAACTTTGGTAGCTGCGGTAAAAGCTGCGAGTTTGGTGGAAACTCTAAAAAGTCCTGGTCCTTTTACTGTGTTTGCACCTAATGATGATGCTTTTGCTAAGTTACCACCGGGTACAATTACCACTTTATTACAAAATATTCCCCAGTTAACCAGAATTTTAACTTATCATGTCGTTCCGGGAAAGTTGACTAAAGCGGATTTAGCTAAACTGGGTACTGTGACTTCTGTGGAAGGTTCACTGATTAAAATTAATTGTGAAGATGGTTTTGAGGTGAAAAATGCCACGGTTTTAGCAGCAGATATTGATGCTGATAATGGTATCATTCACGTTTTAGATACTGTAATTTTGATGGGTTAA
- a CDS encoding putative 2-dehydropantoate 2-reductase, whose protein sequence is MGNLSYAILGTGALGGFYGAKLQKAGNEVHFLVNSGYQQVKQNGLLIQSKDGDFRLPQVQVYDQVKKMPSCDVVVVSLKTTQNHILTQLLPPVVKDNGIVLVLQNGLGIETEIAQIVSNVNIMGGLCFLCSNKIAPGHIHHLDYGQITLGEYATNYHAGGITERMKAISQDFENAGIEIELTEDLLLGRWKKLMWNIPYNGLSVILDAKTDELMADMYTRTLVEQLMKEVQLGAKSTGRIIPDSFIQTMLDYTVKMKPYRTSMKIDFDENRPLEVEAIIGNPLRIAAENNVNLPLIRSIYQQLKFLDKRNIGDR, encoded by the coding sequence ATGGGTAATTTAAGTTACGCAATTCTAGGAACAGGTGCATTAGGCGGTTTTTACGGGGCTAAACTGCAAAAAGCTGGTAATGAAGTCCACTTTTTAGTTAATAGTGGTTATCAACAAGTTAAGCAAAATGGTTTATTGATCCAGTCTAAAGACGGTGACTTTCGTTTACCCCAAGTGCAAGTTTACGATCAAGTCAAAAAAATGCCTAGCTGCGATGTGGTAGTTGTGTCACTAAAAACCACCCAAAACCATATACTAACACAATTATTACCACCAGTAGTTAAAGATAATGGCATAGTTTTAGTATTACAAAATGGGTTAGGCATAGAAACAGAAATTGCCCAAATTGTCAGCAACGTTAATATTATGGGTGGTTTATGTTTTCTGTGTTCTAATAAAATTGCCCCAGGACACATACATCATTTAGACTATGGACAAATTACCTTGGGGGAATATGCTACTAATTATCATGCTGGAGGAATTACAGAGAGAATGAAAGCAATTTCTCAAGACTTTGAAAATGCAGGAATTGAAATAGAACTAACAGAAGATTTATTATTAGGACGTTGGAAAAAATTGATGTGGAATATTCCCTATAATGGGTTATCCGTCATTCTTGATGCTAAAACAGATGAATTAATGGCGGATATGTACACTCGGACATTAGTAGAACAATTGATGAAGGAAGTACAATTAGGGGCAAAAAGTACAGGGCGAATTATTCCTGATAGTTTTATTCAAACAATGTTGGATTATACAGTAAAAATGAAACCATATCGCACCAGCATGAAAATTGATTTTGATGAAAATCGTCCTTTAGAAGTAGAAGCAATAATTGGCAACCCATTAAGAATAGCAGCAGAAAATAATGTAAATTTACCGCTGATTCGTTCCATATATCAACAATTGAAATTTTTGGATAAAAGAAATATAGGTGACAGGTGA
- the purE gene encoding 5-(carboxyamino)imidazole ribonucleotide mutase — translation MSLEVGIIMGSDSDLPTMKDAIAVCEEFGIESEVAIVSAHRTPERMVEYAQTAHQRGIKVIIAGAGGAAHLPGMVASLTPLPVIGVPVATRNLQGVDSLYSIVQMPAGIPVATVAIGNSKNAGLLAVQILATHQPELLAKVQAYRQSLCDMVMDKQSKLAELGYQQYLEQRL, via the coding sequence ATGAGTCTTGAAGTTGGTATTATTATGGGCAGTGATTCGGATCTGCCTACTATGAAGGATGCGATCGCTGTTTGTGAGGAATTTGGCATTGAATCCGAAGTAGCTATTGTATCTGCCCATCGTACCCCAGAACGCATGGTAGAGTATGCCCAAACCGCCCATCAACGCGGTATTAAGGTCATTATCGCTGGTGCTGGTGGTGCTGCTCATCTCCCTGGTATGGTAGCATCTTTAACCCCCCTTCCTGTAATCGGTGTTCCTGTTGCAACTCGTAATTTACAAGGTGTTGATTCTTTATATTCTATTGTGCAGATGCCAGCAGGTATTCCTGTTGCTACTGTAGCTATTGGTAATTCTAAAAATGCCGGACTCTTAGCAGTGCAGATCCTCGCTACTCATCAACCAGAATTGTTAGCAAAAGTCCAAGCATATCGTCAAAGTTTATGTGATATGGTGATGGATAAACAAAGTAAATTAGCAGAATTGGGTTATCAGCAGTATTTAGAACAGAGGCTTTAA
- a CDS encoding DUF29 domain-containing protein, with the protein MLTDTTKKLYEQDFYLWIQTTVKLLSEGKLEELDIENLIEEIDSMGRREKKELKTRLIVLIEHLLKLQYWTKEKDSNARGWRNTVVEQRRQIAYSLADSPSLKSILNDVFLECYQDARNDTLRKYQLPSELFPEDSPFSLLEVLDADFLP; encoded by the coding sequence ATGCTGACTGATACTACGAAAAAATTATATGAACAAGATTTTTACTTGTGGATACAAACTACAGTTAAACTGTTAAGTGAAGGCAAGCTAGAAGAATTAGATATTGAGAATTTGATTGAAGAAATTGATAGTATGGGAAGGAGAGAGAAAAAAGAACTAAAAACTCGTTTAATAGTCTTAATAGAACATTTATTAAAACTGCAATATTGGACAAAAGAAAAAGATTCTAATGCTAGAGGTTGGCGGAATACTGTTGTGGAACAAAGAAGACAAATAGCTTATAGTTTGGCAGATAGTCCTAGTTTGAAATCTATATTAAATGATGTATTTTTAGAATGTTATCAAGATGCGAGAAATGATACTTTGAGAAAATATCAACTACCTTCGGAATTATTTCCTGAAGATTCACCTTTCTCTTTATTGGAAGTTCTAGATGCAGATTTTCTACCTTAA